The sequence ATATCCTCTGCATTTACTGAGTCACACAGAAATCATGTTTTGACATCTTCATGTCAATGCCAGGAGAAAAATTTATCTTGAAGTGAAAAGATGTCAGGGCATGCTCCTACTGAACAGCTGCAGCAAGATGTGTGATAGACCATAACGGAGTTAAAGGAGGTAAAAGCCTCTTAATTCGAAGAGGGGCGGTCAGcgaggaggagggggaaggtgACAAGAGGACATAGTCTTTAAGCCCTGCCAAGGGAgctttaggttggatattaggatgaatttcttcacagaaggagTGATTAACCATTGGAATGTGCAGTCCGGGGAGGTGGcggagtcaccatccctggaggcgTTAAAGACTGAacgtggcactcagtgccatggccTGATTGGCAGTGTTGTGTTGCGCCATAGGTAGCGATTCcctgatctcagaggtcttttcctcACAAATTCTGTGACACGGCAGCCATGGCGGGATGGACTCCGGGCACACAATACAAGGAAGCGCTGAGCGGCAGAGAGAGGCACACGCAGAACCCATGAGCGGTGCAGCTCACGAACCTGGCCGTGACTCCCGGCGGGAATGCCGGCTCGCCCTCCCGTGCCGCCGCCATGGCCCTCAGCTCCCCGGGCGGGCACCGCGCAGCCGCCAGCAGCCGGATTGGGCGGCGCTCCTGTCAATCAGCGCCCGCGCGCGGGTGCCGCCCCCTCTTCCCGTGGTTCCTGCGCGCGGCGGGCGCTGAAATTCAAATCCCGGCAGCGGTTGGGGCGAGGTTCGGCCGCTCACGGGCGGCCTTGGCAGAGCGGATCTTGCGCGGGCACCGGCACAGCGATGGACCCGTTCACCGAGGTGAGGGCTCGGCCGGGCCCGGCCTCCCCCAGGCCgtcagctggggagggggcgagTTGTCAGTATCCGGGACCGCGGGGACACGGCGCAGGGAAGGGGCCGGTTGGGGTCCGAagggaggcagctgctccttgcGCCGCGCTCTCGGTTCGGGATAGTTGGTCCCGGCTGAGCCCTGTCAGCCACCCTCGTCCCCGCTCGGGGGGGGAACCGGGCTTGCAGCGACACTCTGTCTGCAGCGGGGAGACCCTCGCTGCCCCGCCCCTGGAGCCCCGCTCCTGCCGGTGCCTCCGCTCCTGGAGCCGCCcgggctgtgtctgtgtcagaTCCCGCCGGGAGAGGACACAGCAGCGCTGATAGGCGCGAGGGTTTGcggaggagaggcccttcccaAGCCGGGAGTTTGCCTTCCATGCGCGTCGGGCAGATAAGACTCCCAGCGGGGACGGAAGGGACCCGGCAGCAGACGGCAGCGCTGTTGACACTCTGTGCCTGCCATACTAAAGGTCCTAAATCATACATAAAGCATCATAAATCTATCCAAAGAGGAGACCATCTGATAAAAAATGCATACTATTTGGCACAATTGCTACTTGTGATTCGTCACTTTCTTTGGCAGGCACagttcctctttttttttttttttttaaagggctGTTAGTTGTTAGAGTGAATTGGCCGTGTGCTTAAGTTTTACAGAAGCAAAATTACAGCAAAAAGAAGAATTTGCCACCTTGAATCTGTATGAAGGCTGAAAGTTTCTTAAAGATGCTATGCTGTACTCTGATTTCATGTCAGAGGTGTAGTTTTAGagctgtcctgtggctgctttgAGAAATGTCATAGTAAAAAGGGCCTTCAATCCACAGCCTGTGTAATTAAAACCTGAActacctgaaaaaaaattcaaatcacATACACTGAGGAAATACTCTCTCCTCCCCTTGTAAACAATCTGTTTATCAAACTGACATCCCTTAGATAATTTGAGAGCCCAGAACAGGTGACTGCACagatctgatttttaaaaaatgaacataaGGTGTTGATCTGAACAGATTTACTGAATGTGTTATGCCAAGGCAGGCCTACCCTATTTCCATGTAAAGCCTTGCTAAGTGTAAACATCTAAAACCTCCTTCCTTAATTGGTAGTGAGTGACATGATCCAGCTTGTCTTAAATAAACTTCAGGTCCGGACTACTGAATCAAATTTAAAATGGTTTTGCATGCTGGGAGATATTCCAACCTGTACACGCCCTTCTTGTACATAGCTGACTTTGAAAATGACCAACGGTGAGGCCACTCCCCAGAGTAAACTTCATTCAAGTGTTAGCCAGTATTGCAGAGTGCATAAAAAGTCACTTTATCAAGAATGTTTCTGCTGTGGAAGACATTCCACTGTTGTGCACAGTTTTGACCAATATTAGTGTCCTAGTATTGAAGTTTAGTAACTGTTCCCAAAGTTCTGTGAAAAGAAATTTACCacatattttaagtatttatgttctgtggtttgtgttgctattttttttcttttaatataaccTTCCTTTAGGTTAACTGCTTTCAAATAATCTTTGTCTACACATTACCATACTCTGTTACTTGCAGGGACCTGGTGAGGCACTCTAAGTGTTGATTATGTAAAACCTAATAATTTGAGCCTTAATTGGATGAAGCATACTGTTAAGTGTCTGCTGATCACTTTTCAGTACCAAATTTTGTCTGTGTCTCAATGAATTTAAGCTCAAATGAATCTTGGTGTAAGATTCAGTGGAATGCTTTCAAAACAGCTCTGAAATAAGGTTTCTTTTGATTAATCTTGCAAAAAAAGCTGATAACCGGAATCTCAACCAAATTATTAATACAGATTGCACTGAGGAGATGGCAGAGGGGATACATTCTCAGAATCACATTGAACATGCTATTTGTGACTCCATTCATAGCTGATTTTATAACTCAACTTTCTTGCACAAAAGGGTTTATGTTTGTTACTATGGGATGTTAGAAATAGTCTAGGCTATTTTGTactttgaagtaatttttacCATTCATAGAAGTGAGGATGATTTCCTAGCATGGAGGATAAGCAATGAGAAATAAGTGATGCAGttgtttggggaaaatttgCAAATGTGATGTTTCAAGTCAACTGTTCCTTCAGTTGCTCCCTTTGCTCTATTGTGCTAGTAAAGCAGGGTAATTAGAACAAATTCTTGTTTAAGAACATACTCAGGCCCATATATAATCATATATGATTATCTTCTCTAATATGCACTTTAAAACATACTTTTGAAAAACTGAAGTTGCCCATTAACATTTGAGCTGAGAAGGTTTTTTCGGATTTTTAGAAAGTGCTTTTGTGACACAGTAATCCACTTTGACATTGTAGTCCTCACATTCCTTCATGTAATAAAATAGGTAATGGTCACACACgtgtgattcttggggctgttctgtgcagggtcaggagctGAACTTGTAGTGGATCCCTTCCTGCTCAGTATATTCTAGAATTTTAAACATCTATGATACTCTGAAACTTTGTCATCAGAACAATTGGAGAATGTCCTTGTAGAAAATACCCTGCTGATGAACTTGGAAGTAAGCCTCAGGTTGTGGAGTGTGGCTTACTCATCGTGTGTAACAGCACTGTTGGAATTATGGCAGTTGGATGGAAAATTTGAGATGCAAGAAGCCAATaggagctggagctgaacaACAGAGGCGTGCATTCTTGGGAAGTGACATCTCATATGTAACAACTGAAACTCTCTTGCTCAGCtaacaaaacagaaaggaatgTGCCTTTATTTGAATAGAACTGTAGGAGTACTGGTATAAGACATATTCAACTTTTTGCAAGAAGAGCTGTTAATTTAAATTgcctttaggattttttttcatgtgggtACTACATGCACTTTGTATCCCTCTCTTTGCATTTTGGAACTAAGGAATGTTGACTTGTGGGCACAACTAGCATGGAACCTGCATTGAAGGCATTCATGCATTTCATatattttgggtttgggatttttttccaaattccccttcttctgtgaaaaatagCAATGCTGAGATTTGTTTTCACAAAAAAACTGTTGAGATTGACATTCTATTTGTCCTGTGTTGCCCTACAATAGAACATTGTTTAAGACTTCAGCCTTAGACAGTTAAAAATGTCAAATGTGTATTTAATTGCTGTGCAACAGGACAGATAATGGCTGGCACAGTTCTCGCAATAATTTATGTGCCACCAAACAAGTGCAGTTTATATGCTTCCCTTTAAAGGGCATTAGTTCAATTGCACAATTTCTTGTCTCAACCTTAAAACCTAGATCAAAAAAGTCATTAAGTATCCTTTAGATGTGATCAAACTGAGTGATAATGACTTGCAAATGctatatttaaaacaaacaagccTTTTAAAACTGAATACTGTAAGGAATCACTTTGTGCTAGTGTGGAACACTTACTAAAACAGCTATTTGATATAGAATATAATTAGGGTACTCAAATTTCCAATGAgtaggaaattaaaaagaatgttATATACCTTAATTAGTATctttttatatgtttttctGTATAGAGATATCTTAATAAACAGGCTATTTACCATAATATAGCTAGGTGTAATATCAGTCTAGTCTTAAAATTTAAGcttgaggcaaagaagttcaCCTTTTGATTTAGAAGGTgtaataacaattttttttaatattgacaGCCACGCTTTTATTTGTTGAAATTTTTAATGGCCTCTTGACAATCGCTTCaatgttgtttattttgttaGAGGGCTAGTGCCAGTCAGGTGACGTGACCAGATGCTTTAGCAATGTGTCAGAAAACGCTGCTAGCAAGACTTGACAGATCAAGATTGTCATGTGATGattcaggatttaaaaaaaccaaacctttcaaatatttctgatgACTTTGGGGTCTATAGGAGCCCCTCTTCTTTGATTTTGCCATTGCTCCTTTCTCTTTAGCCTGATTTTCTTTCAGTGCCAAGCTAGTTGGAGGCAATAGTTGATTTAAGGACTGAAATTTGGAACCTGCTGTCCACCTATGATAAACAGAATTCCATCATCTTTTACTCTGAGCTGTTACCAGTTAACACACTGCAATGTCTGGTAACACATGACTTATTGACCACTCAGAAACTCCTTGAAAGAACCCGTGCCAGGCGAGAGAACCTGCAGAGGAAAATGGCAGAGCGGCCGAAGATGGGAGCGAGACCCACAATGCAGACCAAGAGGGCCAGAGAGCCTTTGGCAGAAACTGGTAACCAGGCACCTCTTCCCAGTGACGAAGGTATTTAGTGGCATATTTAATAAAGATTGTTTTGATACCAGTCtcattgttttttccaaagggaaagTGAAAACACTGAACATTTACCTTCTACTAAACAGTGATGGATGCAGTTACTTGGCCACTAGGGCTAGTTTGTGTTTAGCTGGACCTGAGAGCAGATGTGCCAAGTCATTAGTAAGCTATTTAGAAATAATTGTGTAATGTAAAGAGAGTGCCTTGTGCTTGGTAGATTTGGGAAGTGCATTTTTTTGGGAAGCATATCAGAGTATTCATAAATCATAACTTTATTTGTACTACTGTTATGTGTTGTTGGAAAATATATTAGATTGTTTGAATGCTAATTTGTTTGAATCTCTGACCTATCCAGTAAAACCAGATACAAAGCCATCACCATCAAAAAGGCTCTGCCCTAATGATGTGGAGACTCAAGCTCCTAGTTCAGAGAATGTACAGCCAGTTCCTTCAAGTTCCACAAGCCATGACTCTCCTCAGATGACTTCAGAACCACACGAAACTGCTTCTAACAGAGCTCCATTGGTTCAGCCTCTtgagaatgcaaaacaaaactccaaGTCAGAAACTCCTGCGGCCCTTTCAGTCAAAACACGTATGCAGAAGTTGGCAGAGCAGCGGCGCTGCTGGGATAGTGAGGGTATGTTTTACTTGCTAAGCACCACTGGTGTCTCTCAGTGTTTGCATTGATGATTATGTTGGCTAGAAGGAGATAATGTTGTCTGTGGGAAGAttaatgtgtttttaaagaatTCTAAGACAATACTAGGGCAGGCCCAAAATACTGAAGCTGTTATCTACAGCTTAATTTTAAGCTTATTTTTCTCTGCTACTCTCATGCCTTGCTCCTCACAACACTGACATAAAATTAGTAAACTGCTtgattaaaaatttttaatttgtttagtCTCAGTGCCTCTAGGGCTAGTAGTTTGATTCTGTTGATGGCAGGAGCATCTAATTGTTGATAAACTCAAGGTAAACTCAATATATACAATTATATGTATCTCAGTATAATTTATTAGCAAagtaaatgtgttttcttttttccagatcCCTCTGAATGTGTTCCTCTGTCTCCTCTCCAGTCAAAAGATCTGTGTGTTTCTCCACCTAAGCAGACATCCAGTGCCCTAGCAAGCGAAACCCCTATTGGGAGGCGAGGCCGTTTAGCTAACCTTGCTGCTACAATTGGTTCCTGGGAAGATGACCTAAGTCATCCAtctgcaaagcaaaacaatgcACAAGAACAGCCTGGCACTACTTGTTTATCCAAATTGTCCACTACAAGTGGAGCATCTGCTAGAATCAATAGTAGCAGTGTAAAGCAGGAAGCTGCATCCTGTTCTCAAAGGCTTGTTGAGGCTTCTATTAATAAACCAGCAAACTCAAAGAGAGCGGTGAGTGTCTGATTTAGTTGCTgattaaaaattgatttgagtatTGTATTTGGGTGAACAAATGTTAGCACATAACTGTTTAATCTGAATTTAAAGATTTGGTGTGAGCAGTCTTAGCCTATTTACAACTTTTGCTTTATTGCAATCCCAGATGccatttttttaatagcagatCTGAAACAGcttaaaattccttttattgCAACTTAAAGATGAGAGTACTTATATGTTTTGTTGATGGCAATGTACTTGATTGCTGCTCTTGACCATCAGAAGGGGCTTGTTACAGAGATACTGGGTTTCACTCTGTAACTTCATATAGTTGATTGACTGAAATTGTGAATGTTATTGCTGTATGAAGACTCAATCAGAATGATGAAATAAGTAGGACCAGACACTTATTGATCAGTTTATGCAATTTTTGCCATGACAATATCTGCCATGTGCATTCTTGTTTAGGGAAATGTGGGATAGTATTTAAAATAGCTGGCAAGAGCATCAAATGCTGAAACAATTTGAAATACTGGATAAAAAAAAGTACTAAAAGCTTAACACTTGttcttggctttttcttttgttgaagGAACAGGTGCATTGGGTGATGGTATGCTATGCAGAGtgctttcattctttttcctcttgagaGAATAAGAACACAAGtctcatcttttatttttttttctcctgttaagGATCCAAACAATTCTTTAACGCAATCTTCAAGAGTCACTACTCCCTGTTCTAAAGAATCTGAAGTACAGCAACGGCCAGCAGAGAATCCCTGCAGTCCCCGGAAAGCTGAAGAGCGTACACAAACAGCCAAGTCAGCTTTGCCTCAACCAGTTCAGTCCAAAGCAGAGCCAGTCAAAGGAACACATGTGCAACTTGAACCTAAGGGTAAACCCACAACACCAGGTAGGCTGTTTTCTGGCTttagtaaataaatattcattcaAATTAGGCCTATGTGTGCCGTGTTGAAAACAACATACTAGTTAAGAATTTAAGGTACCATACCAGATAATACCTATTTCCAGCTGTAACTTCAATAAAAAGCTGATGAGTTCTGTGGTAATTATTTTAAGTTATACAGCTTCTGTATTTTGCAGGGGATGTTTTCTTGGATGTGTTTTTTAGTAACTCTTAAGAACAAAAGCAGCCTAAAATGTAATTGAGACtattcaaaatttatttcagattgTTTGGTACTATATGTATCCATTCAATATATGCATATTTAGAAGAAATAGAATCTTGTTGCCACATAGGTGCTCTAACTTTGCAGTGTCTTTATTTTCAGTGATAGCATTGATGTCAAAACAAGTGAACATCCTCAGTTTTTAATTCAACCGCTTGTTGTGTCAGAAACCTGGACTAACAGCTTGAACTCTTAAAAATGATGGCCAGAAAAGCATGTTTTAGATATGCTAATAGTAACAGATAAGCTCAGTGAAGCAGGGTGGATGCCAAACAACATATCCTCCTCATGCACTAGAATGCttatttctgtgaaagaagTGAGGCTGGTTATAGAGGAAATTTAGAAAAGACAAGCCAGTTTAAATAACTGATGTATTACATATAGACTGTAGTAAGAGAAAGACATCTACTTGCTTTGATTTACTGTTTTATTAACATCACTGTTATGATTTGCATTTCAGGTTCAGTTTGTATAAAGTGTAAGGGAGTAAGAGCTGTAAAGGAGGCAGCTTAATTGCTTCACTGGGAACCTTCATCAGGATACAAAATTGCAGTGATTTCTTTAATATTGAGAGTTTCTTTCAAGGCAAAACAATTGTTCTTGTAGGGGGATCTGGAATTAAGCCCTTCCTGGAACGCTTTGGGGAGCGCTGTCAGGAGCGTAGTGCACGCAGCCCTGCTACGAACACTCCAGGGTGCAGAACGCCCACTGTTACCCCAAACACAAGGACAATCCAGGAGAGGCTTctcaaacaaaatgaaaattcctcTACTGCCAGTTTAGCACTTCAGCTTAAACAGGTATGACTTGTTACATTCATAGCCAGTTTATAAGCCTGGGGAAGGTTATTACTGTTCTTCCTCTACCTGAGGAATCTGAAGTGTTGTGACACCTTAGGGCTGTCAgcttttctcccatttcccttcATTTGTTTAGGAACGTGAACGGGAACTTGCATGCCTTCGTGGCCGATTTGATAGGGGCAATCTGTGGAGTGCGGAGAAAAGTGACAGTTCAAAGAGGAAGCTTCCAGAAGCTAAAATGGTAATGTGTTACCTCATCAATCAAAATATGATACTTTGAATTGCTTTAACATTTTCTGAATACAGAGTTAGATGTGAAAATGTGTATAAGGGGTAAAAACCTATGTTTTGGGAGTGCTCAGGCTGGCAAGACCACTTGTCTAGTGACTTGTTTGATTATTAACAAATTATTAGTTTATTTACCTCTTGTAGAATCAACCAAAACAAGTGATACTGCTTTGAGCCAAttgaattatttcctttttgatgATAAATGTGGGGGGTTTTCTGTTCTATAACTGCAAAAGCAAAAGAGCTCCTCATGCAAGCATTTAAGATTTACTCCTTCAGATAAATATCTTGGATAAATAAATAGGGTATTGGATAGGTAACCTCTTTTTCCTAGCAGAtggtaaaatatattttttttctggtagttTTTTTAGTTGCTTTTAACGTTACCTCCTGAATGCATTCTGGTTTTATTCTTGCCAGGAAAGCCAATCTCAGGCCAGTCCAAAACATCCTCCTAGTTCAGATGCCTCTGCTCTTGGATCTTCAGAAGACACATCAGCAGGTGACAGGCCAGCAAAGTCTCCCAGTGTGGTGTCTTCGGGTGAGAACTGCCACAGTTTGCCTGTGACTAGTGCTGGACAGGAGCACTGCACTTGATATTCATGAGCAGAGAAAGAGGCCAGTAACACTGATGTGTGGAACTGGACCTCTCCTTTGGTTACTGGTTATCTTATTTAAATCTTCTTGTATGATAGTAGTATTTGCACTCCTATACGACTTGAAAGGATGGCAAGGCAAgactggttttttgtttttcaatggGTATACCTCTGTTTCAAACTTTAATGGAAGTTAAGGGCAGGGAAGTGAATGAGAATTGTCAGTTACATATTTAGTCTATCCTGTACCTGAGTAACCAAATTTCCACAAGAAGCTAACTGGGGGGAAACTCTTCCCTTGTCAGTATCCCTTTGTGATATTAATTCTTATGGTAGGACACCTGAAAAGAATTGTGAGGTGCTCCTGGAATCCTTTCTGGTGCTTACTGAGCAGCAGAATCTTCAGCTCTCTGTGAAAAAAGTGTGAACTTAGTTAACACTCTTGGTAGACTGTTCACTTGAAAGATCTATCAAATGTCCTTCTAGAAAAATTGGATTTGCATGCAGTGGTTTGTTTagtggattttttgtttgtctttttaaaattttccctttttgctcTTGAGTGTCTGTACTCTGCTATGGTTTCAGCACTGTTTCTTGCAGTGTCAGTTTTCTGATTATAATATAGAAGTCTAGATGTACAGGTTGTGGAGGGTATTCtaatggggttttttgacaTGTGGCTAACTGGAATATTTAGTCTGGTGGTCTTTTTGTCAGTAAGACTTCTAAAATTCAATAACTAAAATAAAGGCTAAACATAATACTTCTTTTCTTTATAAACCCCTTAGATACTTCTAAATGTGAAGAGACTGATAAATCCAGTCCTCTGAAGACTGCAGAGTCAAAGAGCCCTGTAAAAGCGATGTCTGTTTCAAAACTTGAACAACTTGATGAGAAACCAAAAGGTTTGTATTGAGTAGACTTATATTAATGACTTAGCTCTCTATGGCCCCTTGTCCGGGACAGTGTCAATAACCTTCAAGTCTGAACAAtgaattcaaataaaaacatttgctGATCCCCGTGTGTTTTGTAATGaaatttatataaaacaaaTTAGGAAACTTCAGTTATCATACATAACCCTTGCCTCTTGACATTCAAGTCTTCAAGGAATATTAAAAAGCTCATATTAAAGGCTCATtggaaaaggacagaaataacTATCCTACTCTTTGATTTGCAGTTAAATTTCAGATGTATTTGAACCAAAAGGTTGAAATTTGTATAAAATGTGCATCTATATATTTCCTTTCTGCATTGATTATGCAGAAGTAGTATATTAAAATAGCCATGGAAGTGTGCTTTTAGGTTCTATATGCCCAACtgcaaaaattgctttttaatcaAGCTTTCTTGAAAGGCAAAACAAGTTTCTTCTGTTTAATGAGAGTCTCGATGTTactaatacattttaaaatgtcaccCTTCAGATGAAGTGTACGAAGGCAAAATGCGTGTGGATGACGAGATGAATAGCTCAAAGGtgataaatgagatttttgaaaTTCTTCAAGAGGATGGTCCAGACatagaaaagctgaagaaagaaatgagcatGAGCCTGGAAGGTGAAAGTGATGAGGATGAGCAGGAAGAGTCACTGAACATTTCATCAATGTCTCTGTTAACCCCTCTAGTGGAATCTGTTGGTTCAGAGGTGAGAATTCAAGGAGGGTGGGGAAGGACTTTTTCATCACACAGAGGTGTCCAATTGGCTTGTGAGCTGTGATATTTTGTAATATTAGGATATGTGGGCGAATAAAGAAGTTTCAAATGGTATTTTGCTAATGAAAGCATAATGAGGCaaagttatttttctctgaaagtaGTGTAGCATATTGGATGCTCTGCTAAACAAGTGGACTGCTAAACCTGTTACCAGTACTGGACTTGCAGTGCACTCCACCTGCATTCAGTGGAGTGACCGCTGTTGAAAAGTCTGAAGAGAAGGAATTATGTAACTGCACTGATTTAGAAGCTAAAGGTGACATCTCATTGAGTTCAAAAATCTGTTAGTGtccttaaataaataaacttgcTCTATGTCTGTACTTGTAAAATATCATCTGTTAAATAGTTTTAAGCAAATTTACTGTTTATATGTAAAACAagtaaaggagaaagaaaacagattattattagtagtagtattaTGTGAACAGATAGctgtaatatattttcttttccttaggcCTTTGGTTCTCCTTCTAAGTCAACTGGGGAAGGTAGCAGTATCAGTGATGTCAGTCTGAAGTCTGAGAAGTTCCAAAGGACCAGAGTTCCCAGGGCAGAATCTGGAGACAGTATTGGCTCTGTGTCGGAAGATCGCAATCTTCCTTACAGGTAATAAGCACAACCCAACACCCCTGATTCTGTGAGGGTTCAAGTTAAAACACTGGCTTTTTAAACTCTTCTAGTGATGCATACCATTAAAACTacaaattaaactttttttgcAAAATCTCAGCCTTTATCAAAGATTGTGTAGTCTTTTATGTTGCTTAAACTTAAAATCATCTGTTAGAATGCTTTCTTTAAAGCCATTTAGGCAAGTTGGAGAGCTTCAATGTATGATACATGCCTATGTGTCTTTTAAGAAGAGCTTTGCACACCTGTGAAACATTTTGTGATGTTTCCTTTTTCAAGTGTCGATGCATACAGATCCCAAAGATTTAAGGAAACAGAACGTCCTTCAATAAAGCAAATAATTGTTCGCAAGGAAGATGTGGCTTCCAGACTagaaatgagaagaaatggCCCATCTGATCAAGTCaacatcaaaaagaaaatgcaggtaCCTAATATGCTTCTGAAAATCCTTTTTCTAATCTACTGTTTTCAAATTTCATTGCCCCTATGAATGTCCAGGATGTTAACATACTGCTTAGAACTGCAAAATAAGGTTGTTAGGTTATTTCTATTTTGCATAAATATCTTATGGTAGGGAATGATGATGATGCATAATTTGAACAGCTAATGCTTCACTTAAAAGGATCATGTTATAGATTAAGTCTGGAGAGAACAAGCCATTATTTTGATAAGAACACAGAGAATCAGTGTCTTAGCACTGCCTTTGAATTAGGCAGAATTTGTAAAAACCTACTTTCAGTAGTTAATATTCTGATCTTTACTAGTGCTTTGTTTGCACTAATCTCTATTGCTGAATTTCTGGTTAGTGCTGTTTTTTCTGGTGAAGGGAAGACTAGATGGGATATGGAACATACAATATTGGAGTCTTTCACTCCCCACTATACCTCTGAGATCAAAAAAAATTGTGCTGCAGTGTTCTTTTGCCGAAGTAATGGTTAACTGCGAGGCTTTTGTAGTTAAATAGATTGCTATTTAAAGGatctgattttcttttgaagCCTTGCCCCCCAAAAAGGCTCATCTAGAGACATTTCCTTGTTTGAATGCAGCACAAGATCTCTCTTCTTgatattgtttttatttgttttctctaGGAATTGA comes from Zonotrichia leucophrys gambelii isolate GWCS_2022_RI chromosome 2, RI_Zleu_2.0, whole genome shotgun sequence and encodes:
- the ANLN gene encoding anillin isoform X1; the protein is MDPFTEKLLERTRARRENLQRKMAERPKMGARPTMQTKRAREPLAETGNQAPLPSDEVKPDTKPSPSKRLCPNDVETQAPSSENVQPVPSSSTSHDSPQMTSEPHETASNRAPLVQPLENAKQNSKSETPAALSVKTRMQKLAEQRRCWDSEDPSECVPLSPLQSKDLCVSPPKQTSSALASETPIGRRGRLANLAATIGSWEDDLSHPSAKQNNAQEQPGTTCLSKLSTTSGASARINSSSVKQEAASCSQRLVEASINKPANSKRADPNNSLTQSSRVTTPCSKESEVQQRPAENPCSPRKAEERTQTAKSALPQPVQSKAEPVKGTHVQLEPKGKPTTPGGSGIKPFLERFGERCQERSARSPATNTPGCRTPTVTPNTRTIQERLLKQNENSSTASLALQLKQERERELACLRGRFDRGNLWSAEKSDSSKRKLPEAKMESQSQASPKHPPSSDASALGSSEDTSAGDRPAKSPSVVSSDTSKCEETDKSSPLKTAESKSPVKAMSVSKLEQLDEKPKDEVYEGKMRVDDEMNSSKVINEIFEILQEDGPDIEKLKKEMSMSLEGESDEDEQEESLNISSMSLLTPLVESVGSEAFGSPSKSTGEGSSISDVSLKSEKFQRTRVPRAESGDSIGSVSEDRNLPYSVDAYRSQRFKETERPSIKQIIVRKEDVASRLEMRRNGPSDQVNIKKKMQELNNEINRQQTVIYQASQALNCCFDEEHGKGSQEEAEAERLLLFATEKRTALLEELNKLKSEGPHNKKNKAASTSAEFAPSRGSVSISEMRLPLKADFVCGTAQKPEAGNYYYVIILRSGAENMVATPLASTASSLNGDALTFTTMFTMHDVSNDFEINIEVYSWVQRKEGTSTDKRKKTNKSKVITPKRLLTSITSKSNLLTPAMASPGGPNAIRSTNFILVGSHKLSLSSVGNNKFALDKINFEGEEKELLGFMFQDKVPFLSPLEGHIYLKLKCQVDSLVEEKGFLTMFEDVSGFGAWHRRWCVLSGNCISYWTYPDDEKRKHPLGRINLANCTNHQIEPANREFCARPNTFELITVRPQREDDRETLVSQCRDTLCVTKNWLSADTKEERNLWMQKLNQVLIDLRMWQPDACYKPSGKL
- the ANLN gene encoding anillin isoform X3; amino-acid sequence: MDPFTEKLLERTRARRENLQRKMAERPKMGARPTMQTKRAREPLAETGNQAPLPSDEVKPDTKPSPSKRLCPNDVETQAPSSENVQPVPSSSTSHDSPQMTSEPHETASNRAPLVQPLENAKQNSKSETPAALSVKTRMQKLAEQRRCWDSEDPSECVPLSPLQSKDLCVSPPKQTSSALASETPIGRRGRLANLAATIGSWEDDLSHPSAKQNNAQEQPGTTCLSKLSTTSGASARINSSSVKQEAASCSQRLVEASINKPANSKRADPNNSLTQSSRVTTPCSKESEVQQRPAENPCSPRKAEERTQTAKSALPQPVQSKAEPVKGTHVQLEPKGKPTTPGGSGIKPFLERFGERCQERSARSPATNTPGCRTPTVTPNTRTIQERLLKQNENSSTASLALQLKQESQSQASPKHPPSSDASALGSSEDTSAGDRPAKSPSVVSSDTSKCEETDKSSPLKTAESKSPVKAMSVSKLEQLDEKPKDEVYEGKMRVDDEMNSSKVINEIFEILQEDGPDIEKLKKEMSMSLEGESDEDEQEESLNISSMSLLTPLVESVGSEAFGSPSKSTGEGSSISDVSLKSEKFQRTRVPRAESGDSIGSVSEDRNLPYSVDAYRSQRFKETERPSIKQIIVRKEDVASRLEMRRNGPSDQVNIKKKMQELNNEINRQQTVIYQASQALNCCFDEEHGKGSQEEAEAERLLLFATEKRTALLEELNKLKSEGPHNKKNKAASTSAEFAPSRGSVSISEMRLPLKADFVCGTAQKPEAGNYYYVIILRSGAENMVATPLASTASSLNGDALTFTTMFTMHDVSNDFEINIEVYSWVQRKEGTSTDKRKKTNKSKVITPKRLLTSITSKSNLLTPAMASPGGPNAIRSTNFILVGSHKLSLSSVGNNKFALDKINFEGEEKELLGFMFQDKVPFLSPLEGHIYLKLKCQVDSLVEEKGFLTMFEDVSGFGAWHRRWCVLSGNCISYWTYPDDEKRKHPLGRINLANCTNHQIEPANREFCARPNTFELITVRPQREDDRETLVSQCRDTLCVTKNWLSADTKEERNLWMQKLNQVLIDLRMWQPDACYKPSGKL